A genomic stretch from Vallicoccus soli includes:
- a CDS encoding M48 family metalloprotease produces MHERHNGLRAAALVGLVAGLALGTCSTVSAALAVAAAGLVVATAAWAWWRGDARALRSMRARPVGEAEHPLLHRLVRELCRDARQPVPRLWVSPVAAPTAFAVGRCPRTASVCVTRGLLAVLDERQLRAVLAHELAHVRARDTLLGGVAAALSSAVLATAALGWLLPGADEDEEGGGPVALLLLLLTPMAALLLHLGLRREREHAADAAAVAATGDAAALVSALRVLEVGARALPLPRGAGVRSTAVLMVTDPLPRRGPAAWLSTHPPVAERVARVQRL; encoded by the coding sequence GTGCACGAGCGCCACAACGGCCTGCGCGCCGCGGCCCTGGTGGGCCTCGTCGCGGGGCTCGCGCTCGGCACCTGCTCCACGGTGAGCGCCGCGCTGGCCGTCGCCGCGGCCGGGCTGGTCGTGGCGACCGCCGCCTGGGCCTGGTGGCGCGGTGACGCCCGTGCGCTCCGGTCGATGCGGGCCCGGCCGGTGGGCGAGGCCGAGCACCCGCTGCTGCACCGGCTCGTGCGCGAGCTGTGCCGCGACGCCCGCCAGCCGGTGCCGCGCCTGTGGGTCTCCCCGGTGGCCGCCCCGACGGCCTTCGCCGTCGGCCGCTGCCCCCGCACCGCCTCGGTCTGCGTGACGCGGGGGCTGCTGGCCGTGCTCGACGAGCGCCAGCTGCGGGCCGTGCTCGCCCACGAGCTGGCCCACGTACGGGCCCGCGACACGCTCCTCGGCGGGGTGGCGGCCGCGCTGTCCAGCGCCGTCCTCGCGACCGCGGCGCTGGGGTGGCTGCTGCCCGGCGCCGACGAGGACGAGGAGGGCGGCGGCCCGGTGGCCCTGCTGCTCCTGCTCCTGACGCCGATGGCGGCGCTGCTGCTGCACCTGGGGCTGCGGCGCGAGCGCGAGCACGCCGCCGACGCCGCCGCGGTGGCCGCCACCGGCGACGCCGCGGCGCTGGTGTCGGCGCTGCGGGTGCTCGAGGTGGGGGCCAGGGCGCTGCCGCTGCCGCGCGGGGCCGGCGTGCGCAGCACCGCCGTGCTCATGGTCACCGACCCGCTGCCCCGGCGCGGGCCCGCGGCGTGGCTCTCGACGCACCCGCCCGTGGCCGAGCGGGTGGCCCGCGTCCAGCGCCTCTGA
- a CDS encoding NADH-quinone oxidoreductase subunit N, whose amino-acid sequence MLPQTAQSVDWALVGAPLAAAVAAVVVLVADLLLGPARRGALGWLALAGLAVAGALLVPLAGERRGTFCLPGPPAQSCSYVVDALTLPFQAVTVAAAAVVVLLALPVVPAERLPAGEHWFLLLSSVSGALVLAAARDLMTLVVALEVVTLPTYALVALRRHDGRSSEAALKLFLVSVVSVATMLYGVALVYGATGQVLLDRVAAALADPATAAGPAQLGVLLTLAGLAFKVAAVPFHWWAPDTYVGAPLPVTAFLSVVSKLAGFVGLLVVLSVGFPAYADRWAPALAVLAVLTMSVGNLVALRQRHAVRLLAWSSVAQSGYVLLPLGTAADDLGRAVAASAAYALAYAVMNLLALAAVVAAGPDAPGQWVASYRGLWSRRPLVAGALALALVSLAGLPPGLLGLFAKLVVLEAPVAAGAPWLAAAVAVNVVVGLAYYLAWGARLVARPDGPSPARPRPLPRAHAVALGAALAAVLVLGFVPGPVLDAVGAVAAP is encoded by the coding sequence GTGCTGCCGCAGACCGCGCAGAGCGTCGACTGGGCCCTCGTCGGCGCCCCCCTGGCCGCGGCCGTCGCCGCCGTCGTCGTCCTCGTCGCCGACCTGCTCCTCGGCCCGGCCCGCCGCGGCGCGCTCGGCTGGCTCGCGCTGGCGGGCCTGGCGGTCGCCGGGGCGCTGCTCGTGCCGCTGGCGGGGGAGCGGCGGGGCACGTTCTGCCTGCCCGGCCCGCCGGCGCAGTCCTGCAGCTACGTCGTCGACGCGCTCACCCTGCCGTTCCAGGCCGTGACGGTGGCCGCCGCGGCGGTCGTCGTGCTCCTCGCGCTGCCCGTCGTCCCGGCCGAGCGGCTGCCGGCGGGCGAGCACTGGTTCCTGCTGCTGTCGTCGGTGAGCGGGGCGCTCGTCCTCGCGGCCGCGCGCGACCTCATGACCCTCGTCGTCGCCCTCGAGGTCGTCACCCTGCCGACGTACGCCCTCGTCGCCCTGCGCCGGCACGACGGGCGCTCCAGCGAGGCCGCGCTCAAGCTCTTCCTCGTCTCCGTCGTGTCGGTCGCGACGATGCTCTACGGCGTCGCCCTCGTGTACGGCGCCACGGGCCAGGTCCTCCTCGACCGCGTGGCCGCCGCCCTCGCCGACCCGGCGACGGCCGCGGGCCCGGCGCAGCTGGGCGTGCTGCTCACCCTCGCCGGGCTCGCCTTCAAGGTCGCCGCCGTGCCGTTCCACTGGTGGGCGCCCGACACGTACGTCGGCGCCCCCCTCCCGGTCACCGCGTTCCTGTCGGTCGTGTCCAAGCTCGCCGGCTTCGTCGGCCTGCTCGTCGTGCTGTCCGTCGGCTTCCCCGCGTACGCCGACCGCTGGGCCCCCGCCCTCGCCGTCCTCGCCGTGCTGACCATGAGCGTCGGCAACCTCGTGGCGCTGCGCCAGCGGCACGCGGTCCGCCTGCTCGCGTGGTCCTCCGTCGCCCAGTCCGGGTACGTCCTGCTGCCCCTCGGCACCGCGGCGGACGACCTCGGGCGGGCCGTCGCGGCCAGCGCGGCCTACGCCCTCGCGTACGCGGTGATGAACCTGCTCGCGCTCGCCGCGGTCGTCGCGGCCGGGCCCGACGCGCCAGGGCAGTGGGTGGCGTCGTACCGGGGCCTCTGGTCGCGCCGCCCCCTCGTCGCCGGCGCCCTCGCCCTGGCCCTGGTGAGCCTCGCGGGGCTGCCCCCGGGGCTGCTCGGCCTCTTCGCCAAGCTCGTCGTCCTCGAGGCGCCGGTGGCCGCCGGCGCGCCGTGGCTCGCCGCCGCCGTGGCGGTCAACGTGGTCGTCGGGCTGGCGTACTACCTGGCCTGGGGCGCGCGGCTCGTCGCCCGCCCCGACGGACCGTCGCCGGCGCGCCCGCGCCCGCTGCCCCGCGCGCACGCGGTCGCGCTGGGCGCCGCGCTGGCGGCCGTGCTCGTGCTCGGGTTCGTCCCCGGCCCGGTGCTCGACGCCGTCGGCGCGGTCGCCGCGCCCTGA
- a CDS encoding putative bifunctional diguanylate cyclase/phosphodiesterase — MPRPAAEGGAPSLAPSRAVTLGLILLVVALLPAVVRTGTPWHEEHLVLGLLVLAGFVAAEAEQLHVEVRRHSFAFPLTELVLVVGFFLVPPWVLLVAGVLAMAGLALVRRGSVDKALLNAALLAAEVSVGVVIFNAVAGSLPARAEWGEAERLWGAAYLALVVVVLGAFAVVSLVVRLVQPPLALRQVVQASVPALVTGLFSGTLGLLVVLLISASPWSTVGLVLVVGVLVVAYRSYGRRLQEHKDLAELYQLTREVSTTFAQQGVLDPALLERVRHLLRAEVCQLWIADGGLLVVTAADRAPQHGTGGKDEVRRLVMEGQSVLTDTRSPSAALRAALAARRVREVLAVPLRVQGEVVGSLEVLDRQGERFHFVEGDRALLETLAVHLGVAQENTRLVGRLRHEAYHDPLTGLPNRRAFVERLDAALQGVGRDELLAVLVLDLQAFKDVNDTLGRAAGDALLVEVAHRVRESAPDPEAVARLSSDEIGLFTGVPDLEAAQAAAARMQAQLGTPVRIAGVEVEVGAVVGIAVHPDHGDDATTLLQRADAAMYAAKRTSRGVLAYLPVMEASSPRRLRLVTELRRAVEAGDLRVHYQPQVRLAGSELSGLEALVRWQHPEHGIVPPDEFIPVAEHTGVIGPLTQFVLQTALADLRDWGRRGHHFGMSVNISVRSLLDPGFVEEVGHALAASGVPAERLTLEITESSVMSDPERAVPVLERLRDMGVRLSVDDFGIGHSSLTYLRRLPVTEVKIDRSFVSTMVHSPEDLAIVRAVIDLSEPLGLTVVAEGVESEETRLELTRLGCGVIQGYLLSRPLAKVDLDRWLERRTVAGRPGSGPDRPLRVVSG; from the coding sequence GTGCCCCGGCCCGCGGCTGAGGGCGGAGCGCCCTCCCTGGCGCCCTCGCGCGCCGTCACGCTGGGGCTCATCCTGCTCGTCGTCGCGCTGCTGCCGGCGGTCGTGCGCACCGGCACCCCCTGGCACGAGGAGCACCTCGTCCTCGGGCTGCTCGTCCTGGCCGGCTTCGTCGCGGCCGAGGCGGAGCAGCTGCACGTCGAGGTGCGCCGGCACTCCTTCGCCTTCCCGCTCACCGAGCTCGTCCTGGTCGTCGGCTTTTTCCTCGTCCCGCCGTGGGTCCTGCTCGTCGCCGGGGTCCTCGCCATGGCCGGCCTGGCGCTCGTGCGGCGCGGGAGCGTCGACAAGGCGCTGCTCAACGCGGCCCTGCTCGCCGCCGAGGTGTCGGTCGGCGTCGTGATCTTCAACGCGGTCGCGGGCTCGCTGCCGGCCCGCGCGGAGTGGGGGGAGGCGGAGCGCCTCTGGGGCGCCGCCTACCTCGCCCTCGTCGTCGTGGTGCTCGGCGCCTTCGCGGTCGTGAGCCTCGTCGTGCGCCTCGTGCAGCCGCCCCTGGCGCTGCGCCAGGTGGTGCAGGCGTCCGTCCCCGCCCTCGTCACGGGGCTCTTCTCCGGCACCCTCGGGCTGCTGGTGGTGCTGCTCATCAGCGCCTCGCCCTGGTCGACCGTCGGGCTCGTCCTCGTCGTCGGGGTGCTCGTCGTGGCCTACCGCTCCTACGGCCGGCGCCTGCAGGAGCACAAGGACCTGGCCGAGCTCTACCAGCTCACCCGCGAGGTCAGCACGACCTTCGCCCAGCAGGGCGTGCTCGACCCCGCGCTGCTCGAGCGGGTCCGCCACCTGCTGCGCGCCGAGGTCTGCCAGCTCTGGATCGCCGACGGCGGGCTGCTCGTGGTGACCGCGGCCGACCGCGCGCCCCAGCACGGCACCGGCGGCAAGGACGAGGTCCGCCGCCTCGTCATGGAGGGCCAGTCCGTCCTCACCGACACCCGCAGCCCGTCCGCGGCCCTGCGCGCCGCGCTCGCCGCCCGGCGGGTGCGCGAGGTGCTCGCCGTGCCGCTGCGCGTGCAGGGCGAGGTGGTCGGCAGCCTCGAGGTCCTCGACCGCCAGGGCGAGCGGTTCCACTTCGTCGAGGGCGACCGGGCCCTGCTCGAGACGCTCGCGGTCCACCTCGGCGTGGCGCAGGAGAACACCCGCCTCGTCGGGCGGCTGCGCCACGAGGCGTACCACGACCCCCTGACCGGGCTGCCCAACCGCCGGGCCTTCGTGGAGCGGCTCGACGCCGCCCTGCAGGGGGTCGGCCGCGACGAGCTGCTCGCGGTCCTCGTCCTGGACCTGCAGGCCTTCAAGGACGTCAACGACACGCTCGGCCGCGCCGCCGGCGACGCGCTGCTCGTCGAGGTCGCGCACCGGGTCCGCGAGTCCGCGCCCGACCCCGAGGCCGTGGCCCGGCTCTCCTCCGACGAGATCGGGCTCTTCACCGGCGTCCCGGACCTCGAGGCGGCCCAGGCGGCGGCGGCGCGCATGCAGGCCCAGCTCGGCACGCCCGTGCGCATCGCCGGCGTGGAGGTGGAGGTCGGCGCGGTCGTCGGCATCGCCGTGCACCCCGACCACGGCGACGACGCGACGACCCTGCTGCAGCGCGCCGACGCGGCGATGTACGCCGCGAAGCGCACCAGCCGCGGGGTGCTGGCCTACCTGCCGGTGATGGAGGCCTCGAGCCCGCGCCGGCTGCGCCTGGTCACCGAGCTGCGCCGGGCCGTCGAGGCGGGGGACCTGAGGGTCCACTACCAGCCGCAGGTGCGCCTCGCCGGCAGCGAGCTCAGCGGCCTCGAGGCCCTCGTGCGCTGGCAGCACCCCGAGCACGGCATCGTCCCGCCCGACGAGTTCATCCCCGTCGCCGAGCACACCGGCGTCATCGGCCCCCTAACCCAGTTCGTCCTGCAGACCGCCCTGGCCGACCTGCGCGACTGGGGGCGCCGCGGCCACCACTTCGGGATGTCCGTGAACATCTCCGTGCGCAGCCTGCTCGACCCGGGCTTCGTCGAGGAGGTCGGGCACGCGCTCGCCGCCAGCGGCGTCCCCGCGGAGCGGCTCACCCTGGAGATCACCGAGTCCAGCGTCATGAGCGACCCCGAGCGCGCGGTGCCGGTGCTGGAGCGGCTGCGCGACATGGGGGTGCGCCTGTCGGTCGACGACTTCGGCATCGGGCACAGCTCGCTGACGTACCTGCGGCGCCTGCCCGTGACCGAGGTCAAGATCGACCGGTCCTTCGTCTCGACCATGGTCCACTCGCCGGAGGACCTGGCCATCGTGCGGGCCGTCATCGACCTGTCCGAGCCGCTGGGGCTCACCGTCGTGGCCGAGGGCGTGGAGTCCGAGGAGACGCGCCTGGAGCTGACCCGGCTCGGCTGCGGCGTCATCCAGGGCTACCTGCTGAGCCGGCCGCTGGCCAAGGTCGACCTCGACCGCTGGCTCGAGCGGCGCACCGTGGCCGGGCGACCCGGCAGCGGGCCGGACCGCCCCCTGCGCGTGGTGAGCGGCTGA
- a CDS encoding MaoC family dehydratase, which translates to MSRPAVGQVAVGDALPPLSVHLSRADLVQYAGASGDLNPIHWDEHFARSVGLPDVIAHGMLTMGLAVRAVTSWAGDPGAVVDYRTRFTRPVAVAHDGGADVEVTGVVAQVHDDGTVRVDLTVTSAGAKVLGAARAVVRLAPAPSAEGGVQGSPGGVA; encoded by the coding sequence GTGAGCCGCCCCGCCGTGGGGCAGGTCGCCGTGGGCGACGCCCTGCCGCCGCTGTCGGTCCACCTCTCGCGCGCCGACCTCGTGCAGTACGCCGGCGCCTCGGGGGACCTGAACCCCATCCACTGGGACGAGCACTTCGCCCGCTCGGTGGGCCTGCCCGACGTCATCGCCCACGGGATGCTCACCATGGGCCTGGCCGTGCGGGCCGTCACCTCCTGGGCCGGGGACCCCGGCGCCGTCGTCGACTACCGCACGCGCTTCACCCGCCCGGTCGCCGTCGCCCACGACGGCGGCGCCGACGTCGAGGTCACCGGCGTCGTCGCGCAGGTCCACGACGACGGCACCGTGCGCGTCGACCTCACCGTCACCAGCGCCGGCGCCAAGGTGCTCGGCGCCGCCCGGGCCGTCGTGCGCCTGGCGCCCGCGCCCTCGGCGGAGGGCGGCGTGCAGGGGAGCCCGGGCGGCGTCGCCTAG
- a CDS encoding complex I subunit 4 family protein — translation MSGVLALLPALPLAGAVVLLLLPAARRDAAALGLGRGVAAAVLVLAVLARDAPDVDVPWVPALGLRLHLGVDGVSWPLLLLTGALVLLCLQHLVRGLPAPGRPGALVGLLLLLEAGVLATFLAQDLLLFFVAFETVLIPMYFVIAVWGGDGRGSARPAAQVFVLYTLLGSVVMLAGFLLVRARTGTSDLQALAERGGAGMSTTVQVVAFLLVGLGLAVKAPMWPLHTWLPAAHTAAPTVGSVLLAGVLLKLGTYGLVRTALPVLPEGARVLAPYLAALAVVGILWGALACLAQRDLKRLVAYSSVSHMGFVLLGIATLTEAGVNGALFANVAHGLITGLLFLLAGAVKERHGTTDMDELGGGLYARAPRLGGVLALAAVASLGLPGLAGFWGEMLAMLGAYRPAEGLDRGLYLVLMALAGLGTVLAAAYLLRMVRRVAQGRGAAARAERPVLDAGPAEVALWAPLVAATLLLGLWPALLLDVTAEPVRALLGGG, via the coding sequence GTGAGCGGCGTGCTCGCGCTGCTCCCCGCGCTGCCGCTGGCCGGCGCCGTCGTGCTCCTGCTGCTGCCCGCGGCCCGCCGCGACGCGGCCGCGCTCGGCCTCGGGCGCGGCGTGGCCGCCGCGGTCCTCGTGCTCGCGGTCCTCGCCCGCGACGCCCCCGACGTGGACGTGCCGTGGGTGCCCGCGCTCGGGCTGCGCCTGCACCTGGGCGTCGACGGCGTCTCGTGGCCCCTCCTGCTGCTCACCGGCGCGCTCGTCCTGCTGTGCCTGCAGCACCTCGTGCGCGGGCTGCCCGCGCCGGGCCGGCCCGGCGCGCTCGTCGGCCTCCTGCTGCTCCTCGAGGCGGGCGTCCTCGCGACCTTCCTCGCCCAGGACCTGCTGCTGTTCTTCGTCGCCTTCGAGACGGTGCTGATCCCGATGTACTTCGTCATCGCGGTGTGGGGCGGGGACGGGCGGGGCAGCGCGCGCCCGGCGGCGCAGGTGTTCGTCCTCTACACGCTGCTCGGCAGCGTCGTCATGCTCGCCGGCTTCCTCCTCGTTCGGGCGCGCACCGGCACCAGCGACCTGCAGGCCCTCGCCGAGCGCGGCGGCGCGGGCATGTCGACGACGGTGCAGGTGGTCGCGTTCCTGCTCGTCGGCCTGGGGCTGGCCGTCAAGGCGCCGATGTGGCCGCTGCACACCTGGCTCCCGGCCGCGCACACCGCCGCGCCCACCGTCGGCTCCGTGCTGCTCGCCGGGGTCCTGCTCAAGCTCGGCACCTACGGCCTGGTCCGCACCGCCCTGCCCGTCCTGCCGGAGGGCGCGCGGGTCCTCGCGCCGTACCTCGCCGCCCTGGCCGTCGTCGGGATCCTCTGGGGCGCGCTGGCGTGCCTGGCCCAGCGCGACCTCAAGCGGCTCGTCGCGTACTCCAGCGTCAGCCACATGGGCTTCGTCCTGCTCGGCATCGCCACCCTCACCGAGGCCGGGGTCAACGGGGCCCTGTTCGCCAACGTCGCGCACGGGCTCATCACCGGCCTGCTGTTCCTCCTCGCCGGCGCGGTGAAGGAGCGGCACGGCACCACCGACATGGACGAGCTCGGCGGCGGCCTCTACGCCCGCGCCCCCCGCCTCGGCGGCGTGCTGGCCCTCGCCGCCGTCGCGAGCCTCGGGCTCCCGGGCCTGGCCGGGTTCTGGGGCGAGATGCTCGCCATGCTCGGCGCCTACCGCCCGGCCGAGGGCCTCGACCGCGGCCTCTACCTCGTGCTCATGGCCCTGGCCGGGCTCGGGACGGTGCTCGCGGCCGCGTACCTGCTGCGCATGGTCCGCCGCGTGGCGCAGGGGCGGGGTGCGGCGGCCCGGGCCGAGCGGCCGGTGCTCGACGCGGGGCCCGCCGAGGTGGCGCTCTGGGCGCCGCTCGTCGCGGCGACGCTGCTGCTCGGCCTCTGGCCGGCGCTCCTGCTCGACGTCACGGCGGAGCCGGTGCGCGCGCTGCTGGGCGGTGGCTGA
- the nuoK gene encoding NADH-quinone oxidoreductase subunit NuoK, with protein sequence MHLAYPAVLSALLFAVGVSGVLARRNAVLVLASVELMLAAVLLDLVAFDAYWSDALHAGQVMTLFVITLAAAEVGVGLAIVLLVYRNRATSQVDELRALGERQWDATEPTAPDEAPR encoded by the coding sequence GTGCACCTGGCCTACCCGGCGGTCCTGTCCGCGCTGCTGTTCGCCGTGGGGGTGTCCGGCGTCCTGGCCCGCCGCAACGCCGTGCTCGTCCTCGCCTCGGTCGAGCTCATGCTCGCCGCGGTGCTGCTCGACCTCGTCGCCTTCGACGCCTACTGGTCCGACGCGCTGCACGCCGGGCAGGTGATGACGCTGTTCGTCATCACCCTCGCCGCGGCCGAGGTCGGGGTGGGCCTGGCGATCGTCCTGCTCGTCTACCGCAACCGGGCCACGTCCCAGGTCGACGAGCTGCGGGCGCTCGGCGAGCGGCAGTGGGACGCGACGGAGCCGACCGCGCCCGACGAGGCCCCCCGGTGA
- a CDS encoding YajQ family cyclic di-GMP-binding protein, with translation MPDASFDVVSKVDRQEVDNALNQTAKEVSQRYDFRGTGASIRWSGERVEMSAGSEDRVKAVLDVFQEKLVKRGVSLKALDAGEPQPSGKEVRISAGIKQGIGQDDAKKIAKTIRDEGPKGVKAQVQGEELRVTSKSRDDLQAVIALLKGKDLDIALQFVNFR, from the coding sequence GTGCCGGACGCCTCGTTCGACGTCGTCTCGAAGGTCGACCGCCAGGAGGTCGACAACGCGCTGAACCAGACCGCGAAGGAGGTCTCGCAGCGGTACGACTTCCGCGGCACCGGCGCGAGCATCCGCTGGTCCGGCGAGCGGGTCGAGATGAGCGCGGGCTCCGAGGACCGCGTCAAGGCGGTGCTCGACGTGTTCCAGGAGAAGCTCGTCAAGCGGGGCGTCTCGCTCAAGGCGCTGGACGCCGGCGAGCCGCAGCCCTCCGGCAAGGAGGTGCGGATCTCCGCCGGCATCAAGCAGGGCATCGGCCAGGACGACGCCAAGAAGATCGCCAAGACGATCCGCGACGAGGGGCCCAAGGGCGTCAAGGCGCAGGTGCAGGGCGAGGAGCTGCGGGTCACGAGCAAGAGCCGCGACGACCTGCAGGCCGTCATCGCGCTGCTCAAGGGCAAGGACCTCGACATCGCCCTGCAGTTCGTCAACTTCCGCTGA
- a CDS encoding NADH-quinone oxidoreductase subunit L, translating into MTGLATALVAVPALAACLGLAVGRARPRLVVPVAVGGAGLSAVLAVVLAVDVLRGRIDLPPLLDGPAGPNWVTGSDGAVPDLRPALTADPLAVVVAVAVTVVALLVQVYSAGYLRGDPRTSSYAALVSLFTAAMLLVVLAGDLLVLFVGWEVMGACSYFLVGHHWEEPAARAAAVKAFLVTRVGDVCLLFGVFGLSLGEEGWSSRLGDVLLQDPSTVVLLLVLVGALGKSAQFPLHVWLPDAMAGPTPVSALIHAATMVAAGVYLVARLWPLFAQDTAVLAVLAVVAAVTMVGAALAALAQPDLKRVLAWSTVSQLAVMFGGLAVAAPVAAVFHLLAHAAFKALLFLAAGAVMHALGTSLLRDMGGLRRAMPVTAATTAAGLLALVGVPPLSGFWSKDAVLTAAEEVALHPHAGGPAAWTGWLVLVAGLLTVALTAAYCARLWLLAFAGERRGAAEAHEAPAVLRWPLVALAVPTALLGLLAVPGWLDEALEELPGRVVLGASSEPAPASSLEIAYGGSLAPSLLTSALSVLLLLAGAGAVLALHRRDPAGDPAAALGRARPVLEGAYGLDALYDRVLVRPSGALARLAVAGDRDVVDAYVRGSGRGAQLLGAALRLTQRGSVQGYLTGLLAGVVVLAVAGAVGLGGGR; encoded by the coding sequence GTGACCGGGCTCGCGACGGCGCTCGTCGCGGTGCCGGCGCTCGCCGCGTGCCTCGGCCTCGCGGTCGGGCGGGCCCGGCCGCGGCTCGTCGTCCCGGTGGCCGTCGGCGGCGCCGGGCTGTCGGCGGTCCTCGCGGTCGTGCTGGCCGTCGACGTGCTGCGCGGGCGCATCGACCTGCCACCCCTCCTCGACGGCCCGGCCGGGCCGAACTGGGTCACCGGGAGCGACGGCGCCGTGCCTGACCTGCGGCCGGCGCTGACGGCCGACCCCCTGGCCGTCGTCGTCGCCGTCGCCGTCACGGTCGTCGCGCTCCTCGTGCAGGTCTACTCGGCCGGCTACCTGCGCGGTGACCCGCGCACCTCCTCGTACGCCGCCCTGGTCTCCCTGTTCACCGCCGCGATGCTGCTCGTCGTCCTCGCCGGCGACCTGCTCGTGCTCTTCGTGGGGTGGGAGGTCATGGGCGCCTGCAGCTACTTCCTCGTGGGCCACCACTGGGAGGAGCCCGCGGCGCGCGCCGCCGCGGTGAAGGCGTTCCTCGTGACCCGGGTCGGCGACGTCTGCCTGCTCTTCGGCGTCTTCGGGCTGTCCCTGGGCGAGGAGGGCTGGTCGTCGCGGCTCGGCGACGTGCTGCTGCAGGACCCGTCGACCGTGGTGCTGCTGCTCGTGCTGGTCGGCGCCCTCGGCAAGAGCGCCCAGTTCCCGCTGCACGTCTGGCTGCCCGACGCCATGGCCGGCCCCACGCCGGTGTCGGCGCTCATCCACGCCGCGACGATGGTCGCCGCCGGCGTCTACCTCGTCGCGCGGCTGTGGCCGCTGTTCGCGCAGGACACGGCGGTGCTGGCGGTGCTCGCCGTGGTGGCCGCCGTCACGATGGTGGGCGCCGCCCTCGCCGCGCTCGCCCAGCCGGACCTCAAGCGGGTGCTGGCCTGGTCCACGGTGTCGCAGCTCGCGGTCATGTTCGGCGGGCTCGCGGTCGCCGCGCCGGTCGCCGCCGTCTTCCACCTGCTCGCGCACGCGGCCTTCAAGGCCCTGCTGTTCCTGGCCGCCGGCGCGGTCATGCACGCCCTGGGCACCTCGCTGCTGCGCGACATGGGCGGCCTGCGCCGCGCGATGCCGGTCACCGCCGCCACCACCGCGGCGGGCCTGCTCGCGCTCGTCGGCGTGCCGCCGCTGTCCGGCTTCTGGTCCAAGGACGCCGTGCTCACCGCCGCCGAGGAGGTCGCCCTGCACCCGCACGCCGGCGGCCCCGCCGCCTGGACCGGCTGGCTCGTCCTCGTCGCGGGGCTGCTCACCGTCGCGCTCACCGCGGCGTACTGCGCCCGGCTCTGGCTGCTCGCCTTCGCCGGCGAGCGGCGCGGCGCCGCCGAGGCGCACGAGGCGCCGGCGGTCCTGCGGTGGCCGCTCGTCGCCCTCGCGGTCCCGACGGCCCTGCTCGGGCTGCTGGCGGTGCCCGGCTGGCTCGACGAGGCGCTCGAGGAGCTCCCCGGCCGCGTCGTCCTGGGAGCCTCCTCCGAGCCCGCCCCTGCGTCGTCCCTCGAGATCGCGTACGGCGGGTCCCTCGCCCCGTCGCTGCTCACCAGCGCCCTGTCGGTGCTCCTGCTGCTCGCGGGCGCCGGTGCGGTCCTGGCGCTGCACCGGCGCGACCCGGCGGGCGACCCGGCGGCGGCGCTCGGGCGCGCCCGGCCGGTGCTCGAGGGGGCGTACGGCCTCGACGCCCTCTACGACCGCGTCCTCGTCCGCCCGAGCGGCGCGCTCGCCCGGCTCGCCGTGGCCGGCGACCGCGACGTCGTCGACGCGTACGTGCGCGGCAGCGGCCGCGGCGCCCAGCTGCTGGGCGCGGCGCTGCGGCTGACGCAGCGGGGGAGCGTCCAGGGCTACCTCACCGGGCTCCTCGCCGGGGTCGTCGTGCTCGCCGTCGCCGGGGCCGTGGGCCTCGGGGGCGGGCGGTGA
- a CDS encoding MaoC family dehydratase N-terminal domain-containing protein, producing MGVDPSVVGRTYPPTPVYEVGREKLREFADAVGDPHPAYRDPAAARALGHRDVIAPPTFAVVLSMGADAQVVRDPAVGVDFSRVVHAEQRFSHARPITAGDRLVVTVTVDGVRSAGGHDLVTTRGEITTEDGEAVCTATSTLLVRGEG from the coding sequence GTGGGCGTCGACCCGTCCGTCGTCGGGCGCACCTACCCCCCGACCCCCGTGTACGAGGTGGGCCGCGAGAAGCTGCGCGAGTTCGCCGACGCGGTCGGCGACCCCCACCCGGCGTACCGCGACCCGGCCGCGGCCCGCGCGCTCGGGCACCGCGACGTCATCGCCCCGCCGACCTTCGCGGTCGTGCTGTCGATGGGCGCCGACGCGCAGGTCGTGCGCGACCCCGCGGTGGGCGTCGACTTCAGCCGCGTCGTGCACGCCGAGCAGCGCTTCTCCCACGCCCGGCCGATCACCGCGGGGGACCGGCTCGTCGTGACGGTGACCGTCGACGGCGTGCGCAGCGCCGGCGGGCACGACCTCGTCACCACCCGCGGCGAGATCACGACGGAGGACGGCGAGGCCGTGTGCACCGCGACCTCGACCCTGCTCGTCCGGGGCGAGGGGTGA
- the rpmG gene encoding 50S ribosomal protein L33, which translates to MACTECKERNYITRKNRRNDPDRISLNKFCPRCRCHREHRETR; encoded by the coding sequence ATGGCCTGCACGGAGTGCAAGGAGCGGAACTACATCACGCGCAAGAACCGGCGCAACGACCCCGACCGGATCTCGCTCAACAAGTTCTGCCCGCGCTGCCGCTGCCACCGCGAGCACCGCGAGACGCGCTGA